The Oryctolagus cuniculus chromosome 13, mOryCun1.1, whole genome shotgun sequence sequence ggccgttgtggccctcgggggagtgaatcaatgaatggaagatctctctctctctgtgtaactgtctttcaaacaaataagttaaaaattttttttaaaaaagatgctgcttggatgcctgcatcccatagcgggggtgcctggaaagcagcaggtgattccttcaggcacttgggtccctgccacccacacggagacacagctgagttcctagctcctggctttggcttcatcctcagccattgcaggcatttggaaagtgaaccagaggcaGGGCgatcactctttgtctctctgcctttcaaataaagctaaaataaaactTAGTCAAGGGAATTAAATAGATACTTCTCCCAAGAGAATATACAGATGGCCAATACAGATAGTacaaagatgctcaacatcactactGATCAGAGAgatacaaatgaaaaccacagtaaGCTGCCGCCCCACAGCTGTCAGCATGGCTACTATCAAAGAAACAGCGACAAGCTCTGCCGAGGGCTGTGGAGAACCTGGAGCCCTGTACATCGCTGGTGAGACTGTAATATGCTGCAGCCACTGAGCTGCCCACCCTGCCCACTGCAAACAGGGTTCAAGGTCCTCAAACACGTCACAGCATAACTGCCATACGACCCAGAGTCCAGGTCTGGCTGTATATCCACAACTGAAAGCAAGCTCTCCGAGAAGTACTTgtgaagtgcttttttttttttttttattttgacaggcagatggacagtgagagagagagacagagagaaaggtcttcctttgccgttggttcaccctccaatggccgctgcagccggcacatcgcactgatccgaagccaggagccaggtgcttctcctggtcttccatggggtgcaggggccctagcacttgggccatcctccactgcactccctggccacagcagagagctggactggaagaggggcaaccgggacagaatccggcgccccgaccaggactagaacccggtgtgcctgcaccgcaggcggaggattagcctagtgagccgcggcgccggcctcagagaAGTACTTGTACACTCAGGTTCACAGCAACGCTATTCGTAATAATCAAAAGGTAGAAGCAACCCAAGTGGGCACCCTCGGATGACTGGACACAGTGTGGGACAGCCACTCCACGGGACGATGATTCAGCCTTAAAAGGAAATTCTGACGCCCACTGCCACGTGGATGAGCCCTGAAGATGAGGTCAAGTGAAACACACCAGTCAACAAGGACAGATTCTCTATGACTGCAGCTACGCAGGGTGCCTGGAGTAGACAGGTGCACCGGGACAGAAAGTGGaaaggggtgcaggggctcagaggTGGAGGAATGGGGAGTTTGTGTTTAACGGGTTCACAGCTTCAGTGTGGCAGGACTGAAGAGTTCTGGAGGAAGATGGTAGTGCTGCTTGTAGGGTATTAAGAATCAACTTAATGTCATgaatttaacttaaaaatgattaaaatggtaaatttcatgATATCTGCATTTTAccacagtaaaaaagaaaatttaatgttaaaagaaaaaaaaaagagtgaggctGGCCTTGAGGCATAGAcagtaaagcggctgcctgcaatgccagcatcccatatgagcatcggtccgagtcccggctgctccacttctgatccagtgccctgttaatgtgcgtgggaaagtagtggaggatggcgcagccACCCACCTGTGCAGGCTTGGGTTCCGAGAACAAAGCGTCCTCCATGTCGTCCTGCCTGGCGGCGGGAGACGGCAGCTTCCTGTCAGCCTCTGGAGCGGTGGCCTCGGGCAACACGCTGGTGGAACCCTGGCCCGGCTGGGGTCTCTCGTGCTCCGCAGGGGGAAGGAAGCGCTGCTCCTGGCGGACGGCGCTGGgcctctctgctttggcctccctGTCCTtctggctgggttcctgccggTAACAGGCAGCCAAGACCTTCTCCCCCTTCTCCATGGACTTGATCTGGCTGGGGGTCAGCGACTGGAACTCTGCCTCAGGTCCCTCGCCCCGGGACCGCTCTGCATTGATCTTCCAGAAGGATGACTCCTCTTCCTTCCGGGCAGGACCCAGAGCGTCCAGGCTGGAGGACCTGCTGCCCTGGGGAGCCTTGAaggcctgggagccctgggcggCTTTGCACAGTGACCTTGGCTCGCTGGCGGCCGTGCTGTTGCTCGGCTCCTGGATGGACAAGGAGGAGATGCTGAACTCCATTTGGCTCTATGGTGAGacaggggaaaggagagagaagagaaagcagcCTTTAGACTCCGGCCAGAAAAGGTACGCCAGCtcaggcagcccagccctggcataaGGACCCACACACTCCACAGTACCACA is a genomic window containing:
- the C13H1orf198 gene encoding uncharacterized protein C1orf198 homolog isoform X4, whose protein sequence is MEFSISSLSIQEPSNSTAASEPRSLCKAAQGSQAFKAPQGSRSSSLDALGPARKEEESSFWKINAERSRGEGPEAEFQSLTPSQIKSMEKGEKVLAACYRQEPSQKDREAKAERPSAVRQEQRFLPPAEHERPQPGQGSTSVLPEATAPEADRKLPSPAARQDDMEDALFSEPKPAQVSSSSVILKTGFDFLDNW
- the C13H1orf198 gene encoding uncharacterized protein C1orf198 homolog isoform X2 produces the protein MASMAAAIAASRSAVMSGNRPLDDRERKRFTYFSSLSPMARKIMQDKEKIREKYGPEWARLPPAQQDEIIDRCLVGPRAPAPRGSGDPADDEDLVRFPGLRGPTGQKVVRFGDEDITWQDEHSAPFSWETRSQMEFSISSLSIQEPSNSTAASEPRSLCKAAQGSQAFKAPQGSRSSSLDALGPARKEEESSFWKINAERSRGEGPEAEFQSLTPSQIKSMEKGEKVLAACYRQEPSQKDREAKAERPSAVRQEQRFLPPAEHERPQPGQGSTSVLPEATAPEADRKLPSPAARQDDMEDALFSEPKPAQVSSSSVILKTGFDFLDNW
- the C13H1orf198 gene encoding uncharacterized protein C1orf198 homolog isoform X3, which gives rise to MRFGSDVQAWDITWQDEHSAPFSWETRSQMEFSISSLSIQEPSNSTAASEPRSLCKAAQGSQAFKAPQGSRSSSLDALGPARKEEESSFWKINAERSRGEGPEAEFQSLTPSQIKSMEKGEKVLAACYRQEPSQKDREAKAERPSAVRQEQRFLPPAEHERPQPGQGSTSVLPEATAPEADRKLPSPAARQDDMEDALFSEPKPAQVSSSSVILKTGFDFLDNW